Proteins encoded within one genomic window of Formosa agariphila KMM 3901:
- a CDS encoding lipocalin-like domain-containing protein, translated as MKTNLITLLLVSFVFFSTQAQNWKTYPYTPEGSLISFATDEGAHASEPTEWWYTNGELVGKTTGTTYTYLLIYFRSTYSYAGFDGFRIINIMDESTGMFYTDTKPVNYESISETELNIVANVFTGGQDQWATKRNSENQLIPFEYTISATSPYGALDIEYTSSKAPLILGDNGYLEQASENYTYYYSQTHNTVSGNISLNGITESVTGTSWVDRQYGDFNPYLGERYEWFSIQLSNGMDINAYHVFTEDYEIPDNLKYRVFSAYVDETTQYTTSDFKLERLSYHWTEDEEKCYANKWRLTSEQNQVDLIIATRHKNAEITVPIRFFEDATTITGTVNGKAVTGIGFAELIHSYDNPEITINEISNNLYTSETPISWNLENPDDARTTLYDVLYSTDGEVFNTLIANTSDMIYSGDVPNLTSGDSVWFKIIAHTADDVLQSETISGALIYTVLSVEDAYFNDMRLFPNPTKNQLYLNGVSKISGLQYQILDVSGRIVYQSNKILNSSNTIEINTQQLYSGLYFLKCQAAEAEKSFKFIKE; from the coding sequence ATGAAAACCAACCTAATTACTTTATTACTAGTCAGTTTTGTCTTTTTTTCAACTCAAGCACAAAATTGGAAAACATATCCCTATACGCCAGAAGGTAGCTTAATTTCATTTGCTACAGACGAAGGTGCTCATGCTTCCGAACCTACAGAGTGGTGGTATACTAATGGCGAATTAGTTGGCAAGACCACAGGAACTACTTATACTTATTTACTCATTTATTTTAGAAGCACGTATTCCTATGCTGGATTCGACGGATTTCGAATTATAAATATCATGGACGAAAGTACAGGAATGTTTTATACCGATACCAAACCCGTTAATTATGAGTCTATTTCCGAAACAGAACTAAATATTGTCGCAAATGTGTTTACAGGAGGTCAAGATCAGTGGGCGACAAAACGGAATTCAGAAAATCAATTAATCCCTTTTGAGTATACTATTTCGGCAACATCGCCATACGGAGCGCTTGATATCGAATATACGAGTTCAAAAGCACCTTTAATTTTAGGCGATAATGGATATTTAGAACAAGCCAGTGAAAATTATACCTATTACTATTCGCAAACACATAATACTGTTTCTGGAAATATTTCCTTAAATGGTATTACGGAATCTGTTACAGGAACATCGTGGGTCGATAGGCAATATGGAGATTTTAACCCGTATTTGGGCGAACGATACGAATGGTTTAGTATTCAGCTATCAAACGGCATGGATATTAATGCCTATCATGTGTTTACCGAAGATTATGAAATTCCAGACAATTTAAAATATCGCGTGTTTTCGGCTTATGTAGATGAAACGACACAATATACCACAAGTGATTTTAAACTAGAAAGATTATCTTATCATTGGACAGAAGATGAAGAGAAGTGTTACGCAAACAAATGGCGATTAACCTCAGAACAAAATCAGGTTGATTTAATAATTGCAACACGCCACAAGAATGCGGAAATTACCGTTCCTATTCGTTTTTTTGAAGATGCAACTACAATTACAGGAACAGTAAATGGTAAAGCTGTTACCGGAATTGGTTTTGCAGAATTGATTCATAGCTACGATAATCCTGAAATTACAATTAATGAAATAAGTAATAATTTATACACTTCAGAAACTCCAATTTCATGGAATTTAGAAAACCCTGACGATGCAAGAACTACGCTTTACGATGTTTTATATAGCACAGATGGAGAGGTTTTTAATACGTTAATTGCCAATACTTCCGACATGATTTATAGTGGAGATGTACCCAATTTAACAAGTGGTGATTCCGTTTGGTTTAAAATTATAGCGCATACTGCAGATGATGTGTTACAAAGTGAAACAATTAGCGGAGCCTTAATTTACACGGTATTATCTGTTGAAGATGCGTATTTTAATGATATGAGATTGTTTCCTAATCCAACAAAAAATCAATTGTATTTAAATGGGGTTTCGAAGATTTCAGGTTTACAATATCAGATTTTAGATGTTAGCGGACGTATTGTTTATCAATCAAATAAAATCTTAAATTCATCCAATACTATCGAAATTAATACACAACAATTATATTCTGGATTATACTTTTTAAAATGCCAAGCAGCAGAGGCTGAAAAGAGTTTTAAATTTATTAAGGAATAA